A genome region from Anolis carolinensis isolate JA03-04 chromosome 6, rAnoCar3.1.pri, whole genome shotgun sequence includes the following:
- the ctf1 gene encoding cardiotrophin-1: MEVLPVDVPKNLSSSSSRSHQEIALRIEKARNMTLYMQEGSEQLLSNYAFHQEEPFGEPDFNPSPQPFPGLPLPTLSTVAWLDLSDPERLQQNFGAFSNLPEYLAAVKRQQTDLNPEASELHRLLDTSSVQCLGLTNNLKAVMAPLGILPGPVIPAEPPGMEDAFIMKFTGYLICHLYRDWVKRCQKDMALLAAKYPA, translated from the exons TGGATGTACCCAAAAACCTCTCTTCGTCGTCTTCTCGATCTCACCAAGAAATAGCACTCAGAATAGAAAAAGCACGCAACATGACACTTTACATGCAAGAGGGCTCAGAACAGCTGCTGTCAAACTAT GCATTTCACCAAGAGGAGCCCTTTGGGGAGCCGGATTTTAACCCTTCTCCCCAGCCTTTTCCGGGGCTGCCACTGCCTACTCTTTCAACCGTGGCATGGCTGGACCTTAGCGACCCCGAACGCTTGCAGCAGAACTTTGGGGCCTTCTCCAATTTGCCGGAGTATCTAGCCGCGGTGAAGCGCCAGCAAACCGATCTGAACCCAGAAGCCTCCGAACTGCATCGCCTGCTCGACACTTCAAGCGTACAGTGTCTCGGTCTCACAAACAACCTGAAAGCCGTCATGGCTCCCCTGGGCATCTTACCTGGCCCTGTCATTCCAGCCGAGCCGCCAGGAATGGAGGACGCCTTCATCATGAAATTCACTGGTTACCTAATTTGCCATCTCTACCGGGACTGGGTCAAGCGTTGCCAAAAGGACATGGCCCTCCTGGCCGCCAAATACCCTGCTTGA
- the LOC103279585 gene encoding cardiotrophin-2 isoform X2, whose protein sequence is MSLSLVSRLFVISAVFVHVASSEPEPSVNSIISRTYQLLQSMKENTTILLNTYRSHQGSPFTDPDFKGFNYSMHYKKVPLPSSNFPEWSNLSDIKRLEKNYQAYHNYLGLMKLVWEDQSELNPDKGELLKMLKLTQKRIQGLLSNLTAIISALGGPSAPVKDPPVPDLVGNNNFEKKELGYVVCFWYRVWVERTLRDFNFLRRKYPS, encoded by the exons ATGAGTCTTTCTTTGG tCAGCAGACTCTTTGTAATTTCGGCTGTCTTCGTCCATGTTGCTTCTTCTGAGCCtgagccttctgtcaacagcatCATTAGCCGGACTTACCAGCTGCTCCAAAGCATGAAGGAAAACACCACCATCCTTCTCAACACCTAT CGGAGTCACCAAGGGAGCCCATTTACCGATCCCGATTTCAAAGGTTTCAACTATTCCATGCACTACAAGAAAGTGCCATTGCCCTCCAGCAATTTCCCAGAATGGAGTAATCTGTCTGACATAAAGCGCCTGGAGAAGAACTACCAAGCTTACCATAACTACTTGGGGTTAATGAAGCTGGTCTGGGAGGACCAGTCTGAGTTGAACCCTGACAAAGGGGAACTGCTGAAAATGTTGAAACTGACCCAGAAACGTATCCAAGGCCTGCTCAGCAATTTGACCGCCATCATTTCTGCCTTGGGTGGACCATCAGCCCCTGTTAAGGATCCACCCGTTCCGGACTTGGTTGGAAACAACAACTTTGAGAAGAAAGAACTGGGATACGTTGTGTGCTTCTGGTACAGAGTGTGGGTGGAGAGGACGCTGCGGGACTTCAACTTCCTAAGAAGGAAATATCCAAGTTAA
- the LOC103279585 gene encoding cardiotrophin-2 isoform X1 → METVGRYVDTSQRGTHERPSPQLGVNTQDSLFCFFSVSRLFVISAVFVHVASSEPEPSVNSIISRTYQLLQSMKENTTILLNTYRSHQGSPFTDPDFKGFNYSMHYKKVPLPSSNFPEWSNLSDIKRLEKNYQAYHNYLGLMKLVWEDQSELNPDKGELLKMLKLTQKRIQGLLSNLTAIISALGGPSAPVKDPPVPDLVGNNNFEKKELGYVVCFWYRVWVERTLRDFNFLRRKYPS, encoded by the exons ATGGAGACAGTGGGAAGGTATGTGGATACATCACAGAGGGGAACACATGAAAGGCCTTCTCCACAACTGGGGGTTAATACTCAAGATTctctcttttgtttcttttcagtCAGCAGACTCTTTGTAATTTCGGCTGTCTTCGTCCATGTTGCTTCTTCTGAGCCtgagccttctgtcaacagcatCATTAGCCGGACTTACCAGCTGCTCCAAAGCATGAAGGAAAACACCACCATCCTTCTCAACACCTAT CGGAGTCACCAAGGGAGCCCATTTACCGATCCCGATTTCAAAGGTTTCAACTATTCCATGCACTACAAGAAAGTGCCATTGCCCTCCAGCAATTTCCCAGAATGGAGTAATCTGTCTGACATAAAGCGCCTGGAGAAGAACTACCAAGCTTACCATAACTACTTGGGGTTAATGAAGCTGGTCTGGGAGGACCAGTCTGAGTTGAACCCTGACAAAGGGGAACTGCTGAAAATGTTGAAACTGACCCAGAAACGTATCCAAGGCCTGCTCAGCAATTTGACCGCCATCATTTCTGCCTTGGGTGGACCATCAGCCCCTGTTAAGGATCCACCCGTTCCGGACTTGGTTGGAAACAACAACTTTGAGAAGAAAGAACTGGGATACGTTGTGTGCTTCTGGTACAGAGTGTGGGTGGAGAGGACGCTGCGGGACTTCAACTTCCTAAGAAGGAAATATCCAAGTTAA